A portion of the Vicingus serpentipes genome contains these proteins:
- a CDS encoding glycosyltransferase family 2 protein encodes MKFYKYLGVSSNSWTKDNRSFYRIFKFIFSIRGQKRLWSLFVKIFIFLIRKITGINVRNLHYKKWAKQNFITKKQLLILKEKQKELSYRPLISIVLPVYDPPENFFIECIESVINQIYTNWELCIADDVSPNENIRKIIKSYAEKDKRIKYVFRTENGHISAASNSAIEIATGEYLALLDHDDLITPDALYENVLALNNDREIDFLYSDEDKINEKGQFLDGHFKPDFCPDNFLSRNYICHFSVIRTSIIKEIGGFRIGLEGSQDYDIFLRAIEKCKKIHHIPKMLYHWRIHSESTALNMDTKPYATLAAVKALEDTLTRRNIKGKVESIDELPGFYKIKYDIETYKKVSIIIPSKNMAELTNTCIKSIFNLTKYPDFEVILINNNSDENTFFEMVKKWEQKEPNRFKCITDNGDFNFSRLINNAAKEAKGDYLLLLNNDTEVTQPDWISLLVEQAQRESIGAVGVRLLYKNETIQHAGVIIGLRGIAGHPFVGADKNEPGYFNYLKSVNNFSAVTAACLMVRKRCFDEVNGFSEDLAIEFNDVDFCLKLKEKGYNNIFTPEITLYHYESISRGHPHKTKESYEKHLKENKLFKDRWQKYIDHDPCYNKHLSLEYDDFRVKL; translated from the coding sequence ATGAAATTTTACAAGTATTTAGGAGTTTCTTCTAATTCTTGGACTAAAGATAACCGAAGTTTTTATAGAATATTCAAATTTATTTTTTCAATTAGAGGACAAAAAAGATTATGGTCGCTTTTTGTGAAAATATTTATTTTTCTAATAAGAAAAATAACCGGAATTAATGTTCGTAATCTTCATTATAAAAAATGGGCAAAACAAAATTTTATTACAAAAAAGCAATTATTGATTTTAAAAGAAAAACAAAAAGAACTTTCTTATAGACCATTAATCAGTATAGTTTTACCTGTTTATGACCCGCCTGAAAATTTCTTTATCGAATGTATAGAATCAGTTATCAATCAAATTTATACAAATTGGGAACTTTGTATTGCAGATGATGTATCTCCAAATGAAAACATAAGGAAAATCATAAAATCTTATGCTGAAAAAGATAAACGAATAAAATATGTATTTAGAACTGAAAATGGTCATATTTCTGCAGCTTCAAATTCAGCAATAGAAATCGCTACTGGAGAATATTTAGCTTTACTAGACCATGATGATTTAATAACCCCTGATGCCCTATATGAAAATGTATTGGCTTTAAACAATGATAGAGAAATTGACTTTTTATATTCGGATGAAGATAAAATAAATGAAAAAGGACAGTTTTTAGATGGGCATTTTAAACCTGACTTTTGTCCCGATAATTTTTTAAGCAGAAACTACATTTGCCATTTTTCAGTTATTAGAACTAGTATTATAAAAGAAATTGGAGGATTTAGAATAGGATTGGAAGGAAGTCAAGATTATGATATTTTTTTAAGAGCTATTGAAAAATGTAAAAAAATACATCACATTCCAAAAATGCTTTACCACTGGAGAATTCATAGTGAATCTACAGCATTAAATATGGATACAAAGCCTTACGCTACATTAGCAGCTGTAAAAGCTTTAGAAGATACACTTACAAGAAGAAATATTAAAGGTAAGGTTGAATCTATTGATGAATTACCAGGCTTCTATAAAATTAAATATGACATAGAAACTTATAAGAAGGTTAGTATAATAATTCCGTCAAAAAATATGGCTGAATTAACTAATACTTGCATTAAATCTATTTTTAACTTAACTAAGTATCCCGATTTTGAAGTAATTCTAATTAACAACAATAGTGATGAAAATACATTTTTTGAAATGGTAAAAAAATGGGAACAAAAAGAACCAAATAGATTTAAATGTATAACTGATAATGGAGATTTTAATTTTTCTAGATTGATTAACAATGCAGCAAAAGAAGCCAAAGGAGATTACTTATTACTCCTTAACAATGACACTGAAGTTACACAACCAGATTGGATTTCATTATTAGTTGAGCAAGCGCAAAGAGAATCTATTGGTGCTGTTGGAGTTAGATTACTTTATAAAAACGAGACCATTCAACATGCAGGAGTAATAATTGGTTTAAGAGGTATTGCAGGACATCCTTTTGTGGGCGCTGATAAAAATGAACCTGGTTATTTTAATTACCTTAAGAGTGTAAATAATTTCTCAGCTGTAACTGCAGCATGTTTAATGGTAAGAAAAAGATGTTTTGATGAAGTTAACGGGTTTAGTGAAGATTTGGCAATAGAATTTAACGATGTAGATTTCTGTTTAAAATTAAAAGAGAAAGGTTATAACAATATCTTCACTCCTGAGATAACCCTCTATCATTATGAATCTATTTCAAGAGGACACCCTCATAAAACTAAAGAATCATATGAAAAACATTTGAAAGAAAATAAACTATTTAAAGATAGATGGCAAAAGTACATTGACCATGATCCTTGCTATAATAAACATCTTTCATTAGAATATGATGACTTTAGAGTTAAACTCTAA
- a CDS encoding glycosyltransferase family 2 protein encodes MINNKKIVVVLPAYNAALTLEKTYNEIPFDIVDDVVLVDDKSKDDTIKKGKEIGIKHIVSHDVNKGYGGNQKSCYNKALELNADIVIMLHPDYQYTPKLIHSMSYLIANDLYHVVLGSRILGKGALKGGMPIYKYIANRILTLTQNILINQKLSEYHTGYRAFSKEVLEKIKYERNSDDFVFDNQMLSQIVYAGYEIAEVTCPTKYFDEASSINLKRSSIYGLGVLWVSLTHFFNKMGFGKSKLYH; translated from the coding sequence ATGATTAACAATAAAAAAATAGTTGTTGTTTTACCAGCATATAATGCTGCTTTAACTCTTGAGAAAACTTATAATGAAATACCATTTGATATTGTTGATGATGTAGTTTTAGTAGATGATAAAAGCAAGGATGATACTATTAAAAAAGGTAAAGAAATAGGTATTAAACATATCGTTTCACATGACGTGAATAAAGGATATGGAGGGAATCAAAAATCTTGTTACAATAAAGCACTAGAGTTAAATGCAGATATTGTTATCATGCTTCATCCAGATTACCAATATACGCCAAAGCTTATACATTCAATGTCTTATTTAATCGCTAATGACTTGTATCATGTTGTTTTAGGATCAAGAATTTTAGGTAAAGGAGCTTTAAAAGGAGGGATGCCAATATATAAATATATAGCTAACAGAATTTTAACTCTCACACAAAATATATTAATCAACCAAAAATTATCAGAATACCATACTGGGTATAGAGCTTTTTCTAAAGAAGTTTTAGAAAAAATTAAATATGAAAGAAACTCTGATGATTTTGTGTTTGATAATCAAATGCTTTCACAAATTGTATACGCAGGATATGAAATAGCTGAAGTTACTTGTCCTACTAAATATTTTGACGAAGCATCGTCAATAAATTTAAAGCGAAGTTCAATTTATGGACTAGGAGTATTGTGGGTTTCTTTAACGCACTTTTTTAATAAAATGGGGTTTGGTAAATCTAAACTCTATCACTAA
- a CDS encoding glycosyltransferase family A protein: MSLLSKIKAKYHFHRNKLNEDSNLLKWKIKIWFNNIFDSNLRNQIRNPKNIPVIIISYNQLFHLKQLVDFLLLNKHQDIVIIDNNSTYIPLLTYFDEIEKNNNVTIHKLRENFGHLVFWKNKELFEKYSKGYHIVTDADIVPHEKTPSNYLSVFLKLLNTNKDITKVGFSLYLDDIPDYNPNKKNIINWENQFWQNKINKHYLSSIDTTFAMYRPNYKRNNHNFLSGIRTNKPYTARHGGWYINPKALTEEQLFYIKTANSSSSWLTNENGELVNDTFKNHYTNKND, translated from the coding sequence ATGAGTTTACTTTCTAAAATTAAAGCTAAATATCATTTTCATAGAAATAAGCTTAATGAAGATTCTAATTTATTAAAATGGAAAATAAAAATTTGGTTTAACAATATTTTTGACTCTAATCTAAGAAATCAAATAAGGAATCCTAAAAACATTCCTGTTATCATTATTAGTTATAACCAATTATTCCATTTGAAGCAATTAGTAGATTTTTTATTATTAAACAAACACCAAGATATTGTTATAATCGATAATAACTCTACCTATATACCCCTACTTACTTATTTTGATGAAATAGAAAAAAACAACAACGTAACTATACATAAATTGAGAGAAAATTTTGGTCATCTTGTATTTTGGAAAAACAAAGAATTGTTTGAAAAATATTCAAAAGGATACCACATAGTTACAGATGCAGATATCGTTCCTCATGAAAAAACGCCAAGCAACTACTTATCTGTTTTTCTTAAACTTTTGAATACTAATAAAGATATTACTAAAGTCGGTTTTAGTCTTTATTTAGATGATATTCCTGATTATAATCCAAATAAAAAAAATATAATCAATTGGGAAAATCAATTTTGGCAAAATAAAATTAACAAGCATTATCTATCATCTATAGATACAACTTTTGCGATGTACAGACCAAATTATAAAAGAAATAATCATAACTTTTTAAGTGGCATCAGAACTAATAAACCATACACTGCTAGACATGGGGGATGGTACATTAATCCAAAAGCTTTAACCGAAGAACAACTTTTTTATATAAAAACTGCAAATAGCTCTAGCTCATGGCTTACCAATGAAAATGGTGAGTTAGTAAATGATACTTTTAAAAATCACTATACAAATAAGAATGATTAA
- a CDS encoding DegT/DnrJ/EryC1/StrS family aminotransferase, which translates to MIDYENLGKLNLPFFDAYKKAFEDTLNSGWYILGDKVKSFENDFSNYCEAKYCVGVANGLDALTLSLKSFNFKEGSEVIVPSNTYIATILSIIHNGLKPVLVEPDINTYNIDPTKIEEKITSKTVAIMVVHLYGKMCNMESINFLAKKNNLKVIEDCAQAHGASLKKIKAGNWGDIGAFSFYPTKNLGAIADGGAITTSIIENADSIRTLRNYGSKIKYHNEIVGFNSRLDEIQAAFLSIKLKRLNEINEHKRFLANIYQNNLKTDYIKPAIDTDYYDVFHIYNIRHPKRDELKEYLLKNEVKTEIHYPITPVKQKAMIGILDKIKTPIADEIHDTTLSLPISFFHTEEDILKVIEIMNKF; encoded by the coding sequence ATGATAGATTATGAAAATTTAGGCAAACTGAATCTTCCTTTTTTTGATGCTTATAAAAAAGCTTTTGAAGATACTTTAAATTCAGGTTGGTATATTTTAGGAGATAAAGTAAAATCGTTTGAAAACGATTTTAGCAACTATTGTGAGGCTAAATATTGTGTTGGAGTAGCAAATGGTTTAGATGCTTTAACTCTATCACTCAAGTCTTTTAATTTTAAAGAGGGTTCAGAGGTTATTGTACCTTCTAATACATATATTGCAACAATACTTTCTATTATTCATAATGGTTTGAAGCCAGTATTAGTTGAACCAGACATTAACACCTATAATATTGATCCCACTAAAATAGAAGAAAAAATAACTTCAAAAACTGTTGCAATAATGGTTGTTCATCTTTATGGTAAAATGTGCAACATGGAAAGTATTAATTTTTTAGCAAAAAAAAATAATTTAAAAGTTATCGAAGATTGTGCTCAAGCCCATGGGGCATCACTAAAAAAAATAAAGGCCGGTAATTGGGGTGACATTGGAGCTTTCAGTTTTTATCCTACAAAAAACCTAGGAGCTATTGCTGATGGAGGTGCAATTACAACTAGTATTATTGAAAATGCTGATTCAATAAGAACACTTAGAAATTATGGTTCTAAAATTAAATACCATAATGAAATAGTTGGCTTTAATTCTCGATTAGATGAAATACAAGCAGCATTTTTATCTATTAAACTTAAACGTTTAAATGAAATTAATGAGCATAAAAGATTTCTTGCAAATATTTATCAAAACAACTTAAAAACTGATTATATAAAACCAGCAATAGATACTGATTATTATGATGTTTTTCATATTTATAATATTCGACATCCTAAAAGAGATGAGCTTAAAGAATATTTATTAAAAAATGAAGTTAAAACAGAGATTCATTACCCTATAACACCAGTTAAACAAAAAGCTATGATTGGAATTTTGGATAAAATTAAGACTCCAATTGCAGATGAAATTCATGATACAACATTAAGCTTACCTATTTCATTTTTTCATACAGAAGAAGATATTTTAAAGGTGATAGAAATAATGAACAAATTTTAA
- a CDS encoding TIGR04325 family methyltransferase — MKKIINKLITFFASKKTKAITTHGKSHGWFGNYSKWEDAKKKCTGYDDFEILEKVKSSVLKVKNGEAVYERDSVIFDEIQYSQPLLDIFKEIVEKNDNSLNIVDFGGSLGSSYFQNRSFLSSLNNLNWNVVEQPHFVECGKKHIEDNHLKFYYTIEEALKENINHVLFLSSVIPYFEDPFELIKKMLTYKFEYIIIDRTAFIESDKDRITVQIVPEFIYKASYPAWFFNEQKFVSAFLSDYELVKEFDSKFDPREKLDDGVWSYRKGFVFKRKP, encoded by the coding sequence TTGAAAAAAATAATTAATAAACTAATTACATTTTTTGCTTCAAAGAAAACTAAAGCAATAACAACTCATGGCAAATCGCATGGCTGGTTTGGTAATTATTCAAAATGGGAAGATGCAAAAAAAAAATGTACTGGATATGATGATTTTGAAATATTAGAAAAAGTTAAGTCTTCTGTTCTAAAAGTTAAAAATGGCGAAGCAGTTTACGAAAGAGATTCGGTAATTTTTGATGAAATTCAATATTCACAACCTTTATTGGATATTTTTAAAGAAATTGTTGAGAAAAATGATAACTCATTAAATATCGTTGATTTTGGCGGTTCACTAGGTAGCTCATATTTTCAAAACAGATCATTTCTAAGTTCCTTAAACAATTTAAATTGGAATGTGGTTGAACAACCACATTTTGTTGAATGTGGTAAAAAGCATATTGAAGATAATCACTTAAAATTTTATTATACCATTGAAGAAGCATTAAAAGAGAATATAAATCATGTTTTATTTTTATCAAGTGTTATTCCTTATTTTGAAGATCCTTTTGAACTTATTAAGAAAATGCTAACTTATAAATTTGAATACATTATAATTGATAGAACAGCTTTTATTGAATCAGATAAGGATAGAATAACTGTTCAAATTGTACCTGAATTCATTTACAAAGCTTCGTATCCTGCTTGGTTTTTTAATGAACAGAAATTTGTTAGTGCATTTTTATCTGATTATGAATTGGTAAAAGAATTTGATAGTAAATTTGATCCTCGAGAAAAATTAGATGATGGTGTTTGGTCCTACCGAAAAGGGTTTGTGTTTAAGAGAAAACCATGA
- a CDS encoding glycosyltransferase family 2 protein: MSNSILISIITINYNDKVGLERTIKSIVNQTNKNFEYIVIDGNSSDGSKEVIEDYKDRIDLCVSEPDKGIYNAMNKGINNANGDYLLFINSGDELYNTNVLEENIAELHSEDLIYFDLLQVFKDKTNLHRFPDEINNNTFLKGTIGHPTTFIKKDLFHKIGLYDETLNIVADWKFFSLAFIKHNCSTRHVNKVLSKFYMDGVSTINNEKTKQERQKVIEENFSDYVRLNELENFAITVKNAKSIRFLRNLGILKFIDKI; this comes from the coding sequence ATGAGCAATTCAATATTAATATCAATAATTACAATAAATTACAATGATAAAGTTGGACTTGAACGTACAATAAAAAGCATTGTCAATCAAACCAACAAAAACTTTGAATATATTGTAATTGATGGTAATAGTAGTGATGGCAGCAAAGAAGTTATAGAAGATTATAAAGATAGAATTGATTTATGTGTAAGTGAGCCTGATAAAGGGATTTATAACGCCATGAATAAAGGTATAAACAATGCAAATGGTGATTACCTCTTATTTATTAACAGTGGAGATGAATTATATAATACCAATGTATTAGAAGAAAATATTGCCGAATTACACTCTGAAGATTTAATTTATTTTGATCTACTTCAAGTTTTTAAAGATAAAACTAATCTTCATCGATTTCCAGATGAAATAAACAACAATACTTTCTTGAAGGGAACTATTGGTCATCCGACAACATTTATTAAAAAAGACTTATTTCATAAAATTGGATTATATGATGAAACCTTAAATATTGTAGCCGATTGGAAATTTTTTAGCTTAGCTTTTATTAAGCATAACTGCTCAACTCGTCATGTAAATAAGGTTTTGTCTAAATTTTATATGGATGGAGTTAGCACAATTAATAATGAGAAGACTAAACAGGAAAGACAAAAAGTAATAGAAGAAAATTTTTCAGATTATGTTAGACTTAACGAACTAGAAAACTTTGCTATTACTGTGAAAAATGCAAAATCTATAAGATTTTTAAGGAACCTAGGTATTTTAAAATTTATAGATAAAATATGA
- a CDS encoding sugar 3,4-ketoisomerase, with protein MAYTLDLKTFTDKRGNLTVIEKVIPFEIKRVFYIYGVDDSIRGGHRHHKTIQAAICIQGSCTIYNNDSKTETKFELNQPNKCLVIEPQDWHTMYNFSKDAILMVFASEFFEAEDYIYKPYDK; from the coding sequence ATGGCATATACATTAGATTTAAAAACATTTACAGATAAAAGAGGAAACTTAACCGTAATTGAAAAAGTGATTCCTTTTGAAATTAAAAGGGTATTTTATATTTACGGAGTTGACGACTCTATTCGAGGCGGACATCGACATCATAAAACAATTCAAGCGGCAATTTGTATTCAAGGTTCTTGTACTATTTATAATAACGATAGTAAAACAGAGACTAAATTTGAATTAAATCAACCGAATAAATGTTTAGTTATAGAGCCTCAAGATTGGCATACGATGTATAATTTTTCTAAAGATGCAATACTTATGGTTTTTGCTTCCGAGTTTTTTGAAGCCGAAGATTATATTTACAAACCTTACGATAAATGA
- a CDS encoding glycosyl transferase → MKLNFCTLFSSNYLSRGIALYQSLLKHNKNFHLYVFAFDDITFNYFLKENLPNLTVISLDEFEDEELLRVKPNRKLGEYCWTCTSSTILYSINKYNLSNCTYLDADMMFFSDPKVLIDEMGEKSVLITEHRYTKEYDQSEESGIYCVQFVTFKNNEHGMKVLNWWRERCLEWCYAIAENGKFGDQKYLDDWTERFEGVHELQHLGGGIAPWNVQQYSFQIKNGDLIGTEKTTGNNFKAIFYHYHGVKYYYNDIVSFSHPAYLLSKNVQKLFYQPYIKTLNKIKESINLADSSFDPNGSTENSPTHPYCLKSLIILYLKELKKSPKYIFGKSIKNKLKHHYFYFSKKL, encoded by the coding sequence ATGAAATTAAACTTTTGTACTTTATTTAGTTCAAATTATCTATCTAGAGGGATAGCACTATATCAATCATTATTAAAACATAATAAAAACTTTCACCTATACGTATTTGCCTTCGATGATATAACCTTTAATTATTTTTTAAAGGAAAACCTTCCCAACCTTACAGTTATTTCTCTAGATGAGTTTGAAGATGAAGAATTGTTACGTGTAAAACCTAATAGAAAACTCGGTGAATATTGCTGGACATGCACTTCTTCCACTATCCTATATAGTATCAATAAGTATAATTTATCGAACTGCACTTATTTAGATGCTGATATGATGTTCTTCTCTGATCCTAAAGTTCTTATTGATGAGATGGGAGAAAAATCTGTTTTAATTACAGAGCATCGCTATACAAAAGAATATGACCAGTCTGAAGAAAGTGGAATTTATTGTGTTCAGTTTGTCACCTTTAAAAATAATGAGCACGGCATGAAAGTATTAAACTGGTGGCGAGAAAGGTGCTTAGAATGGTGTTATGCAATTGCTGAAAATGGGAAATTTGGTGACCAAAAGTATTTAGATGATTGGACAGAAAGGTTTGAAGGTGTTCATGAACTACAACATCTTGGGGGAGGGATTGCTCCTTGGAATGTTCAACAGTACAGTTTTCAAATAAAAAATGGTGATTTAATTGGAACTGAAAAAACTACTGGAAATAATTTTAAGGCAATATTTTACCATTATCATGGAGTAAAATATTATTATAATGATATCGTGTCTTTCTCTCATCCAGCCTATCTACTATCAAAAAATGTTCAAAAGTTATTTTACCAACCTTATATCAAAACATTAAATAAAATTAAAGAATCAATTAACCTAGCCGATTCATCTTTTGATCCTAATGGAAGCACTGAAAATTCTCCTACTCACCCCTATTGCTTAAAATCTCTAATTATTTTATATTTAAAAGAGTTAAAAAAATCGCCTAAATATATTTTTGGAAAATCTATTAAAAACAAGCTAAAACACCATTATTTTTATTTCAGTAAAAAACTTTAA
- a CDS encoding alginate O-acetyltransferase AlgX-related protein, which translates to MSKIIKYIIIGICITSVLFFFLKRFFATDITLFIALTIAVAVSIILYKKKQLNFTFNQTLLVFSFVSILFIPFFGEKQNESLENRSLEQFPEWRWSNVWKFFRDYQNYFNDRFTLKNELVAFYGELKYDRLKLNNLTSQVVFGKEGWMFFNEKKALDNISIEFTLQELKRINYNLTLITIWFEEHGIKYYLTFPPSKPRVHNEKAPDFLNERLTYSSSDQLFEYLKLNSRYNFINYVDELRKAKKDNPVYLKYDTHWNERGAYFGYKKILDVLNKDFPKLHPYELSDFNIKKQTMQTGDLLHLLGYKTQYAYLEDAFTPKDGNLPQLTYTTRFPDNPDNVFQVFEMQNDTLDIDIYVIRDSYSENLKKFLSLNFNKSVYDWTPRISIPRILEYKPNIIVHEILERFNYEYFNLPPEIENDTAFVNRFNFEDF; encoded by the coding sequence ATGAGTAAAATAATTAAATATATAATTATAGGAATTTGTATTACTTCTGTACTCTTTTTTTTCTTAAAAAGGTTTTTTGCAACTGATATTACTCTTTTTATAGCTTTAACTATAGCAGTTGCTGTTTCGATAATATTATATAAAAAGAAACAATTAAACTTTACGTTTAATCAAACACTTTTGGTTTTTAGTTTTGTGTCAATTTTATTTATTCCTTTTTTTGGAGAAAAACAAAATGAAAGTTTAGAAAATAGAAGTCTTGAACAATTTCCTGAATGGCGTTGGTCTAATGTTTGGAAGTTTTTTAGAGATTATCAAAATTACTTTAATGACAGATTTACTTTAAAAAATGAGCTGGTAGCTTTTTATGGAGAATTAAAATATGATCGCCTTAAACTAAACAATCTTACATCTCAGGTTGTTTTTGGAAAAGAAGGATGGATGTTTTTTAATGAAAAAAAAGCATTAGATAATATATCTATTGAATTTACTTTGCAAGAGCTAAAGCGTATTAATTATAATTTAACGCTTATTACCATTTGGTTTGAAGAGCATGGAATTAAATATTACTTAACATTTCCTCCATCAAAGCCAAGAGTTCACAATGAAAAAGCCCCTGATTTTCTTAACGAAAGATTAACCTATTCTTCTTCAGACCAGCTATTTGAATATCTTAAATTAAATTCTAGATATAATTTTATTAATTACGTTGATGAATTAAGAAAAGCTAAAAAAGATAATCCTGTTTACCTAAAATATGATACTCACTGGAATGAAAGAGGGGCTTATTTTGGTTATAAAAAAATATTAGATGTCCTTAATAAGGATTTCCCCAAATTACATCCTTATGAGTTGAGTGATTTTAATATTAAGAAACAAACTATGCAAACAGGTGATTTACTTCATTTATTAGGGTATAAAACTCAGTATGCTTATTTAGAGGATGCTTTTACTCCTAAAGATGGAAACCTACCCCAATTAACCTATACAACAAGATTTCCTGATAACCCCGATAATGTATTTCAAGTTTTTGAAATGCAAAACGATACTTTAGATATCGATATTTATGTAATTAGAGATAGTTATTCTGAAAATTTAAAAAAATTCTTGTCACTTAATTTTAATAAATCGGTTTATGATTGGACACCTAGAATTTCAATTCCACGAATTTTAGAGTATAAACCCAACATAATTGTACACGAAATTTTAGAAAGATTTAATTATGAATACTTTAATCTTCCTCCTGAAATTGAAAATGATACAGCTTTTGTTAATCGTTTTAATTTTGAAGATTTTTAA
- a CDS encoding MBOAT family O-acyltransferase, producing MVFSSIIFLLYFAPIFFLVYYLIPQKLKNSWIIFSSLLFYWWGAPSFIFILILSCVLDYICALFYLKYNLKFIYYIGILSNVGLLLYFKYYNFFIENFLTYTSSNETFLRVALPIGISFLTFQKISYLVDLKRSNGELQVNFSKYLLYVVLFPQLIAGPIVRFKEISNQITDRFKTINYNTVYLGLRRFIIGLGKKILIANVLGETVDAIFILPITELSTFAVLLGLTAYSFQIYFDFSGYSDMAIGLGKMMGFTFPENFNFPYIAKNITEFWKRWHITLSNWMRDYLYIPLGGNQKSEVRTYFNLILVFLISGFWHGASWNFIVWGAYHGIFLVLERLFLSKLTSKLPSFITILSTFVIVSLGWLLFRVDNLSQALNYIQAINNTDLQMNNWSELFTNKFYFTLFTAALLSFIGAFFEVQLNNHLSSMPSNKIKIVGSFVSIMCLFLLSLGELFASGFNPFIYFKF from the coding sequence ATGGTTTTTAGTAGCATTATATTTTTATTATACTTCGCTCCAATTTTCTTTTTGGTATATTATCTTATTCCTCAAAAGTTAAAAAACTCTTGGATAATATTTTCTAGTTTATTGTTCTATTGGTGGGGAGCTCCTTCTTTTATTTTTATTTTAATATTAAGTTGTGTTTTAGATTACATATGTGCATTATTCTATTTAAAATACAATCTTAAGTTTATTTATTATATAGGAATATTAAGTAATGTAGGTTTACTTCTATATTTTAAGTACTATAATTTTTTTATCGAAAACTTTTTAACTTACACAAGCAGTAACGAAACCTTTTTAAGAGTTGCCTTACCCATTGGTATTTCATTTCTTACTTTCCAAAAAATAAGCTACCTAGTTGATTTAAAAAGAAGTAATGGCGAGCTTCAAGTAAATTTTAGCAAATATCTTCTCTATGTTGTCTTATTTCCTCAACTTATTGCTGGGCCTATTGTTCGATTTAAAGAAATAAGCAATCAAATTACTGATCGCTTTAAAACAATAAATTATAACACAGTATATTTAGGATTACGACGATTTATAATTGGTTTAGGTAAGAAAATATTAATCGCTAATGTTTTAGGAGAAACTGTAGATGCTATTTTTATTTTACCTATTACCGAACTATCAACTTTTGCAGTTCTTTTAGGTCTTACAGCTTATTCCTTTCAGATTTACTTTGACTTCTCTGGCTATTCAGATATGGCTATTGGGTTAGGTAAAATGATGGGATTTACATTTCCTGAAAATTTCAATTTTCCATACATAGCTAAAAATATTACCGAGTTCTGGAAAAGATGGCACATTACACTAAGTAATTGGATGAGAGATTATTTATATATCCCTTTAGGTGGAAATCAAAAAAGTGAAGTTAGAACTTATTTCAACCTTATATTAGTTTTTTTAATTTCAGGATTTTGGCATGGAGCAAGTTGGAACTTTATAGTTTGGGGAGCTTATCATGGAATCTTTTTAGTTTTAGAACGATTATTTCTCTCAAAACTAACCTCTAAACTACCTTCTTTTATTACAATATTATCAACGTTTGTAATTGTGTCTTTAGGATGGTTATTATTTAGAGTTGACAACCTTTCTCAAGCTTTAAATTATATTCAAGCCATAAATAATACAGATTTACAAATGAATAATTGGTCAGAATTATTTACAAATAAATTTTATTTCACACTTTTTACAGCTGCTCTATTGTCCTTTATTGGTGCTTTTTTTGAAGTTCAATTAAATAATCACCTTTCATCAATGCCTTCAAACAAAATAAAAATAGTCGGTTCTTTCGTTTCTATAATGTGTTTGTTTTTACTTTCTTTAGGCGAATTATTTGCTTCTGGATTTAATCCTTTTATTTACTTTAAATTTTAA